The following proteins come from a genomic window of Natronosalvus vescus:
- a CDS encoding DoxX family protein, which translates to MFEATGADVLFVLARVLFGGILAFMGLNHFLNLESMAGYAEFKGLPAPKASVLLSGGLLVFGGLSLILGVFPAIGAGALAVFLFVSAVKMHDFWNAEGEEAQNEMTSFLKNVYGAGAALLFLAVSSVQWPYALNVTVF; encoded by the coding sequence ATGTTCGAGGCAACCGGTGCCGACGTCCTGTTCGTTCTCGCACGGGTGCTCTTCGGCGGCATCCTCGCGTTCATGGGACTGAACCACTTTCTGAACCTCGAGTCGATGGCGGGCTACGCGGAGTTCAAGGGCCTTCCCGCACCGAAGGCGTCGGTGCTCCTCAGCGGCGGGTTGCTCGTCTTCGGCGGCCTCTCACTGATCCTCGGTGTGTTCCCGGCGATCGGTGCGGGCGCGCTGGCCGTGTTCCTGTTCGTCTCGGCCGTGAAGATGCACGACTTCTGGAACGCCGAGGGCGAGGAGGCCCAGAACGAGATGACGAGCTTCCTGAAGAACGTCTACGGGGCGGGTGCGGCGCTGCTGTTCCTCGCGGTTAGCTCCGTGCAGTGGCCGTACGCGCTCAACGTTACCGTCTTCTGA
- a CDS encoding DUF7344 domain-containing protein, producing the protein MVSLDRIFDLLSNERRRYALYYLDQKDGPVPVDEVAEQGTEWETEGAPSSIPGESSTVLN; encoded by the coding sequence GTGGTATCATTAGACCGGATATTTGACCTTCTAAGCAACGAACGACGACGGTATGCGTTGTACTATCTTGACCAAAAGGATGGGCCGGTTCCCGTAGATGAAGTCGCTGAGCAAGGTACTGAGTGGGAGACTGAGGGCGCGCCATCATCGATTCCGGGGGAAAGTTCGACCGTGTTGAACTGA
- a CDS encoding bacterio-opsin activator domain-containing protein, whose product MATEATFTVPSDQFPLGTVFTHLPDVTVELERLIPSHDVVIPYFWVRGTEVDDIEGAFTEHPGVRHIQLVDSIDDEYLLRVEWSLEYDDVLSVLTETDVPLIKATGTNQEWTFDIRGDTRSDVATFHSRCREVAIPVTLTELHALRPVETEVEAALTGAQQDALKLAYERGYFESPREVTMKELGDELGISQQALGSRLRRGMKHILGSTLPATDSTR is encoded by the coding sequence ATGGCGACTGAAGCGACCTTTACCGTTCCATCCGATCAGTTCCCCCTCGGAACCGTCTTCACCCACCTCCCGGACGTGACGGTCGAACTGGAGCGACTGATCCCCTCGCATGACGTGGTGATCCCCTACTTCTGGGTGCGAGGAACAGAAGTTGACGACATCGAGGGCGCGTTTACCGAACATCCAGGCGTGCGGCACATTCAGCTCGTCGATTCTATCGACGACGAGTATCTCCTGCGTGTCGAGTGGTCGCTCGAGTACGACGACGTGCTGAGCGTGCTGACCGAGACCGACGTCCCGCTCATCAAAGCGACCGGCACGAACCAGGAGTGGACGTTCGACATTCGCGGGGATACTCGAAGCGATGTTGCTACCTTCCATTCCCGCTGTCGAGAGGTGGCGATTCCCGTCACGCTGACGGAACTGCACGCACTGCGACCGGTTGAGACCGAAGTCGAGGCAGCACTCACTGGGGCGCAACAAGACGCGCTGAAACTCGCTTACGAGCGTGGATACTTCGAATCCCCGCGTGAGGTGACGATGAAAGAACTCGGCGACGAACTCGGTATTTCCCAGCAAGCCCTCGGGTCTCGCCTCCGTCGTGGGATGAAACACATCCTCGGGAGCACCCTTCCCGCCACGGATTCGACTCGATGA